A single genomic interval of Rosistilla ulvae harbors:
- the deoC gene encoding deoxyribose-phosphate aldolase, giving the protein MDYRYEEIAKMLDHSLLQPFLKTETLEAGISLALAYDVASVCILPYYVRRCADRLAGSTVQTSTTIGFPHGGHTTAIKAAEAQQAIDDGCQELDMVVNISKVLSGDWDYVTRDIKAVIDVAHAAGQKVKVIFENCYLDEDQKSRLCAICSELGADWVKTSTGYGTGGATLEDLQLMREKSAAEVQVKAAGGVRDLDRLLEVRDLGVTRVGASATQTILDECRRRLKLEPIDFDELKNTSSY; this is encoded by the coding sequence ATGGATTATCGATACGAAGAGATCGCGAAGATGCTGGACCATTCGCTGTTGCAGCCCTTCTTGAAGACCGAAACGCTGGAGGCGGGGATTTCGTTGGCGCTGGCGTACGATGTGGCTAGCGTTTGCATCCTGCCGTATTACGTGCGGCGCTGCGCCGACCGGTTGGCAGGGAGCACGGTTCAAACGAGCACGACGATCGGGTTCCCACACGGCGGGCACACGACAGCGATCAAAGCCGCCGAAGCACAACAAGCGATCGACGACGGATGCCAGGAATTGGACATGGTCGTGAACATCTCGAAGGTTCTCAGCGGCGACTGGGACTACGTCACTCGCGATATCAAGGCCGTCATCGATGTGGCTCACGCCGCCGGTCAGAAGGTGAAGGTGATCTTCGAGAACTGCTACCTCGACGAGGATCAGAAGTCGCGGCTGTGCGCGATCTGCAGCGAACTTGGGGCGGATTGGGTCAAGACCTCGACCGGCTACGGGACCGGTGGCGCGACGTTGGAGGACCTGCAATTGATGCGAGAGAAATCGGCCGCTGAGGTGCAAGTCAAAGCAGCTGGCGGAGTCCGCGATCTCGACCGCTTGCTGGAAGTCCGCGACTTGGGAGTCACCCGCGTCGGTGCCAGCGCCACGCAGACGATCCTGGATGAGTGCCGACGACGATTGAAACTGGAGCCCATTGATTTTGATGAGTTGAAGAACACGTCGAGTTATTGA
- a CDS encoding DJ-1/PfpI family protein: MTNAPSDKPKVLIIIGDASETLDTMYPYYRLQEAGFQPVVAAPEKRLYQMVMHEVKPGWTITKEWEGYTINADVAFSEIKEEEYAGIMFSGGRAPEYIRYDEDLIRVTKHFFEAGKPIASVCHGVEIPAYADCVRGRKMATVPKCKFDLEVCGGTFVNEACVIDGNLVSGRTFHDNGFYVGPWIDLLFKAREEATVAAG; the protein is encoded by the coding sequence ATGACAAACGCCCCCTCCGATAAACCCAAAGTTCTGATCATCATCGGCGACGCATCCGAGACGCTCGACACGATGTACCCCTACTACCGACTTCAGGAGGCTGGCTTTCAACCCGTTGTGGCCGCTCCCGAAAAACGCCTGTATCAAATGGTGATGCACGAAGTGAAGCCGGGCTGGACGATCACCAAGGAATGGGAAGGCTACACGATCAACGCCGACGTCGCGTTTTCGGAAATCAAAGAGGAAGAATACGCGGGGATCATGTTCTCCGGCGGCCGGGCTCCCGAATACATCCGCTACGATGAAGATCTCATCCGCGTCACAAAGCACTTTTTCGAAGCGGGCAAACCGATCGCCAGCGTTTGCCATGGGGTCGAGATCCCCGCCTACGCCGATTGCGTTCGCGGACGCAAGATGGCGACGGTGCCGAAGTGCAAGTTCGACCTCGAAGTCTGCGGTGGCACGTTTGTCAACGAGGCCTGCGTGATCGATGGCAACCTGGTCAGCGGACGAACCTTCCACGACAACGGTTTCTACGTCGGTCCGTGGATCGACTTGTTATTCAAAGCACGCGAAGAAGCAACCGTCGCCGCAGGCTAA